Sequence from the Gemmatimonadota bacterium genome:
CCGGCGGTTCGAAGCTGTAGACCGGCAGTTCGAAGCTGTAGACCGGCGGTTCGAAGCCGTGGAACAGCGACTCGACGCCGTGGAACAGCGACTCGACGCCGTGGAACAGCGANNNNNNNNNNCGTGGAACAGCGACTCGACGCCGTGGAACAGCGACTCGACGCCGTGGAACAGCGACTCGACGCCGTGGAACAGCGATTGGAACGGATTGAAACGGACGTGGCGGAGATCAAGGACCTCCTGGTCAAAGTACTGGCGAAGTTGTAGTTCGGGTCGATCTGGACAGCGAATGAGGAGACCCCGCCTGCCGCTTAAACTCCTTGAAAGGCCTTCCAATCTTCCTGTATCTTGACAGGCCGTATCTTCACAGCATCGGTGCGCTTACAGGCCTGGACTCCGAGAGCTGTGGGATTGGGCCGGGCACTGGATACGGACATTGGATACTTATGTCGCGCGGCGATAGAAACGGATTCGTTTTTCGAGGGAAGGACCTATGAGTGAAGAACATCAACACGACGATCTGAAAATCGTCGAAGAGCTCAAAGAAGCGGGCGAAAACATACGGACTGAGATTTCCAAGGTCATCATCGGCCAGCAGGACGTGATTCAACAACTGCTGACCGTCCTCCTGGCTAACGGCCACGCCCTGCTGATCGGCGTTCCGGGGCTGGCCAAGACGCTGCTGATCAACACGCTATCCAGGACGCTCGATCTCAAGTTCAGCCGCATACAGTTCACGCCGGACCTGATGCCTTCCGACATCACGGGAACGGAAATCCTGGAAGAAGACCGGACGACCGGTCACCGGGAGTTCAAGTTCATCCGCGGACCGATTTTCGCGAACGTGATCCTGGCCGACGAGGTCAACCGTACGCCGCCCAAGACCCAGGCGGCCCTTCTGCAGGCGATGCAGGAACACGAAGTAACGGCCGCGGGCGAGTCCATGAAGCTCGACGAACCGTTTTTCGTCCTGGCGACGCAAAACCCCATTGAACAAGAAGGCACCTATCCGCTGCCCGAAGCCCAGTTGGACCGTTTCATGCTCAGTATTTACATGGATTATCCGTCCCGAACTGAAGAGATCGAAATCGCCCGGAGTACGACGAGCGTTCAGGAGGCCGAACCGGAGCATATCCTGACGGGGACCGACGTTAAGAAACTGCAGCAGTTAATCCGAAGAGTGCCCGTGGCGGACCATGTGGTCGAATACGCCGTCTCATTGGCACGCATGACCCGTCCGAACGAGCCGGACGCCCCGCCTTTCATCCGCGACAGGGTCAGTTGGGGCGCCGGTCCACGGGCTTCCCAGTATCTGATCCTGGGTGCAAAGGCCCGGTCGGTGCTCATGGGAAACTATACGCCCACGCCGGAAGACGTGCGCGCCCTGGCGCTGCCCGTGCTGAGGCACCGCATCGTGACCAATTTCAACGCCGACGCGGACGGGGTCACCGCCGATGACATCATCACGCAACTGATGGATGAAACGAAGGGCGCCTGATCCTTTCGAAAGGCGCCTGATCTTTCTGCAAGCTCGACAGCACACTAAACAGCACGCCATGAATTCGACCGAATACCGAAAATACCTCGATCCGATGACCGTGTCCCGGCTTGCCCGGCTGGATCTCAAGGCGCGGCTGGTCGTGGAAGGGTTCATCGCCGGGCTGCACAGCAGTCCCTACCACGGGTTCAGCGTCGAATACGCGGAACACCGGCAGTACATGCCGGGCGATCCCATCAAGCACATCGACTGGAAGGTCTTCGCCAAGTCAGACCGGTTCTACATCAAGGAATACGAAGAAGAAACCAATCTGAAATCCTATATCTTCCTGGACGTCAGCGCGTCGATGGAATTCGTGTCTACGGGTATAAGCAAGCTGGAGTACGGGAGATACCTGGCGGCCGCGCTCACCTACCTCATGCTGAGCCAGCAGGACTCCGTGGGCCTGGTGCTGTACGACGAGCGGATCAGGCAATACGTTCCCCCGCGGTCGGTCCGCAACCATCTGCACATCATTCTGCAACGGCTGCACGCCGCGGCGTCCGGATCAGGAACGCGAAGCAGGGCAACGTTTCACTCGCTGGCGGAAAGGATCAAGCGGCGCGGGCTGATCATCATCATATCCGATCTTTTCGACGAACCCGGGGACATCGTCGACAGCATCCGGCATTTCCGCCATCGAAAACATGAAGTGATCGTGTTTCGCCTGCTAGATCCCGCCGAGAAGGACTTCGAATTCCGCCATCCCGCCCGTTTCCGCGACATGGAGACCGGGGAAGAGGTGTATACCCACCCGCACGTGATCCGTGAAGCCTACCTGGGGGACCTGAAGGAACAGGACGAACTGTACACCCGCGTCTGCCGGGAGAACGCCGCGGACTATCTCAGCCTGGACACCGGCACGCCATTCGACCAGGCCCTGTTGACCTTCCTCGCAAAGCGCGCCCATTTGGGCTGACCGGCGCCCTCCAAGGTTGACGCCCGTGCCCACCTGGGCTGACGGCCGCGCCCGCTGCTAACCGGTCAGATGATCGCCGCTTCATCTTCCCTGGAGAAGAAGTGGGCCCTGGCCATGTTCACGAGGAGCGGCAGTTCCGTGTTAATGGCGGGGTCTACGAAGGCGTCCACCCTGGCGATGAACGGGTACCGGCCGGTCGTCATGTAGAGGAAAGTCTCGCTTCCCATGGGTTCCACCACTTCGACGGTCGCCTTGATCTGACGGGCTTCCCGCCAGTCCTTGTTCGCATCCACGGAAGTGATGTCCTCCGGACGGATGCCGAAAGTGACCTCCCGGTCCCGCCAGGGCGACAGGGCCTCCCGCATGCCGTCCGGAATGGGAAGCCGGAGGCTGCCCTCGTCGAAGGCCGCATGCCCGTTGTCGAAAACGACCCTGCCCTCCAGGAAGTTCATGCCCGGACTGCCGATGAAGCCCGCGACGAACCGGTTCGCCGGTTTCTCGTAAAGCTCGAGGGGCGCGGCGACCTGCTGCACCTCGCCGTCTTTCATCACCGCGATCCGGTCGCCCATGGTCATGGCTTCGACCTGGTCGTGGGTGACGTAGACGATGGTCGCCTCGAGGCTGTTATGGAGTTTGCTGATCTCCGTCCGCATCTGCACGCGCAGCTTGGCGTCCAGGTTCGAGAGGGGTTCGTCGAAGAGGAACACCTTGGGCTTGCGCACGATGGCGCGGCCCACCGCCACGCGCTGACGTTCGCCGCCCGACAGCGCCTTCGGCTTGCGGGCGAGGAGATGGCCGATGCCCAGGATGCCGGCGGTCTCGTTGACCCGCGCCTCGATCTCGGCGCGGGGATACTTGCGCAGCTTGAGCCCGAAGGCCATGTTCTCGTACACCGTCATGTGGGGGTACAGCGCGTAGTTCTGGAACACCATGGCGATGTCCCGGTCCTTCGGCGGGACGTCGTTCACGCGTTTCCCGTCGATGTGGATTTCGCCGGAAGTCACTTCTTCCAGCCCGGCGATCATGCGCAGCGTGGTGGACTTGCCGCAGCCCGAGGGGCCGACGAGAACCACGAACTCCCGATCCTTGATCTCCAGGTTTACGTTGCGGACCACGGTGTTCTTGTCGAACCGCTTGTCCACGTTCTTCAGGACTACATCCGCCATGAAAGCACTCCTCCGGGACCTCTCCGGTTGGTCTGTGAGACTCCCGTATTGTGTGACACGCAAGGGTTTTTGTCAATACAATATCCCCGCCTTCCACGCCCGGTATCCGCGCGGTTTTATTTGACTTTGCCCCATAAAAACGTTATTTTGTCTGCTCATTTTTGGGAAACATTCCACTTGCCTGTTGCGCCGTGCGCAAACCCCAGTTAACCGGACTGCCGGGAGGAGTCTTACCATGCCGCTCATCGTCGAACTGGACCAGATCAAGGAAGCCCTCGAAGGCATAGACGTCATTCAGGATATCGAAGACGGTTTCGTCGCCTATTCGCAGGGGAAGGTGCAGGTGCCGCCCGTCGGTGAGATGCACTTCGAGGATCCTCCCGGGAACGTGCATATCAAGTACGGCGCGATCGACGGAGACGACTACTACGTCATCAAGCTGGCCTCCGGGTTCACCGACAACCCGAACGTCGGCGTTCCCCGCGTCCAGGGCATGATGCTGATCTTCAACCAGCGGACCGGTCAGCCTGTGGCGATACTACTCGACGAAGGGTACCTTACCACGGTGCGCACGGCCGCCATGGGGCCGGTCGTGGCCAGGGCCCTCGCGCCGAAGAACGTGAGCCGCATCGGCGTATTCGGCACGGGACTCCAGGCGCGCATGCAGGTAGAGTACCTCAAGGGCGTCGTCGACTGTACGGACGTGATCGCCTGGGGACGTTCCGCCGAGAGCAAGGCCTCCTACAAGAACGAAATGGAAGCCCAGGGATACACCGTCGAGATCACGGATGACGCCGGCGCCGTGGCGGCGACAAGCAATCTCATCATCATGTCCACGCCGTCCCTTTCACCGCTGCTGACCGCCGACCAGGTGCGTCCCGGTACGCACATCACCGCGATGGGCTCCGACACGCCGGACAAGATCGAACTCGATCCTGGCGTCCTCGCGAAGGCCGACGTGGTCGTGGCGGACAGCATTCCGCAGTGCAGGCTGCGCGGCGAAATCGCACAGGCGATGAAGGCCGGCGCCATAACCGAGGACAAGGTGGTCGAACTCGGAAACGTGATCCAGGATCCGTCCCTGGGCCGTACTTCCGACGACCAGATCTCGATCGCCGATTCGACGGGCGTCGCAGTACAGGACATCCAGATTTCCAAAGCCGTCTATCACGCCGTAAAGTAAGGAGCAATCACATGGCAGCGGCCTTCCAGCCTTTCGAACTGGAACGCATCATGTCGGACTGGGAGCAGGTCGTGGAGTACAACCTGTCCGAGAGCGGCGCGCACCCGGTTAAAGTCAGAGAATTGATCGAACACGATCCGGACATCCTGGACCGTATGCTGGATACCGAACTGGGCTACGGATACGCGAATGGCTCGCCCGAACTGCGGGAGGCCATCGCCCAGTACTATCCCGGCGCGACCGCCGAGAACGTCCTGGTGACCATCGGGTGCATCGAGGCCAATTTCATCACGTTCCAGACATTGCTGGAAGGTGGCGGAGAGGTGGCGGTCCAGGTGCCCTGCTACCTCCA
This genomic interval carries:
- a CDS encoding MoxR family ATPase, with protein sequence MSEEHQHDDLKIVEELKEAGENIRTEISKVIIGQQDVIQQLLTVLLANGHALLIGVPGLAKTLLINTLSRTLDLKFSRIQFTPDLMPSDITGTEILEEDRTTGHREFKFIRGPIFANVILADEVNRTPPKTQAALLQAMQEHEVTAAGESMKLDEPFFVLATQNPIEQEGTYPLPEAQLDRFMLSIYMDYPSRTEEIEIARSTTSVQEAEPEHILTGTDVKKLQQLIRRVPVADHVVEYAVSLARMTRPNEPDAPPFIRDRVSWGAGPRASQYLILGAKARSVLMGNYTPTPEDVRALALPVLRHRIVTNFNADADGVTADDIITQLMDETKGA
- a CDS encoding DUF58 domain-containing protein gives rise to the protein MNSTEYRKYLDPMTVSRLARLDLKARLVVEGFIAGLHSSPYHGFSVEYAEHRQYMPGDPIKHIDWKVFAKSDRFYIKEYEEETNLKSYIFLDVSASMEFVSTGISKLEYGRYLAAALTYLMLSQQDSVGLVLYDERIRQYVPPRSVRNHLHIILQRLHAAASGSGTRSRATFHSLAERIKRRGLIIIISDLFDEPGDIVDSIRHFRHRKHEVIVFRLLDPAEKDFEFRHPARFRDMETGEEVYTHPHVIREAYLGDLKEQDELYTRVCRENAADYLSLDTGTPFDQALLTFLAKRAHLG
- a CDS encoding ornithine cyclodeaminase family protein — its product is MPLIVELDQIKEALEGIDVIQDIEDGFVAYSQGKVQVPPVGEMHFEDPPGNVHIKYGAIDGDDYYVIKLASGFTDNPNVGVPRVQGMMLIFNQRTGQPVAILLDEGYLTTVRTAAMGPVVARALAPKNVSRIGVFGTGLQARMQVEYLKGVVDCTDVIAWGRSAESKASYKNEMEAQGYTVEITDDAGAVAATSNLIIMSTPSLSPLLTADQVRPGTHITAMGSDTPDKIELDPGVLAKADVVVADSIPQCRLRGEIAQAMKAGAITEDKVVELGNVIQDPSLGRTSDDQISIADSTGVAVQDIQISKAVYHAVK
- the ugpC gene encoding sn-glycerol-3-phosphate ABC transporter ATP-binding protein UgpC, giving the protein MADVVLKNVDKRFDKNTVVRNVNLEIKDREFVVLVGPSGCGKSTTLRMIAGLEEVTSGEIHIDGKRVNDVPPKDRDIAMVFQNYALYPHMTVYENMAFGLKLRKYPRAEIEARVNETAGILGIGHLLARKPKALSGGERQRVAVGRAIVRKPKVFLFDEPLSNLDAKLRVQMRTEISKLHNSLEATIVYVTHDQVEAMTMGDRIAVMKDGEVQQVAAPLELYEKPANRFVAGFIGSPGMNFLEGRVVFDNGHAAFDEGSLRLPIPDGMREALSPWRDREVTFGIRPEDITSVDANKDWREARQIKATVEVVEPMGSETFLYMTTGRYPFIARVDAFVDPAINTELPLLVNMARAHFFSREDEAAII